GCGGCTTTATCGCCGAAGGATATGCCGCCGAGCTTGATCAGTTTCGCTTGCTCAGGGATGAAAGTCGGCGCCTGATCGCCGGTCTGCAAAGCCGTTATGTTGAGGCCACTGGAATCTCAGCATTGAAAGTCAAACACAACAATGTGCTTGGCTATTTTGTCGAGGTTCCGGCCAAGCATGGCGACACCGTACCGTGCGGCCCGGAAGACGCTTTCATCCACCGCCAGACCATGGCCAACGCCATGCGCTTTTCTACGATTGAGTTAAACGAACTGGAGCAAAAGATTGGCCGCGCCGCCGATCAGGCGCTGGCCCTGGAGCTCAGCTTGTTTGATGATTTGCTTGGTGAAATCACCGGCCGGGTTGAAGACATTGCTCTTAGCGCCTCCTCCCTTGCCAGCATAGACGTTGCCACAGCTCTTGCGCATCTGGCCCGGCAGCGGCGCTATACCCGCCCCCGGGTTGATGCTTCCATGGAATTTGATATTCAGGGCGGCCGCCACCCGGTGGTCGAGGCGGCGTTGCAACAACGCGGCGAGGCGGCCTTCGTCGCCAATGATTGCCGGCTTGGCGGGGACGGCGCGGACGATGGCCACTTGTGGCTTCTGACCGGCCCCAATATGGCCGGCAAAAGCACCTTCCTGCGCCAGAATGCCCTAATTGCCGTGCTTGCCCAGATGGGCTCATTCGTACCCGCCGACAGCGCCCACATTGGTGCCGTCGACAGGCTGTTCTCGCGGGTTGGGGCGGCGGATGATCTGGCTCGCGGGCGCTCCACATTCATGGTTGAAATGGTCGAAACGGCGGCCATTCTTAATCAGGCCGGGCCGCAGGCGCTTGTCATCCTTGATGAAATCGGCCGTGGCACTGCCACCTTCGACGGCCTGTCCATCGCCTGGGCGGTGATCGAGAATTTGCACGAGGTCAACCGCTGCCGGGCCCTGTTTGCGACCCACTACCATGAACTGACGGCGTTGACGGCACGGTTGGACCAGCTTGCCTGTCACACGATGAAAGTCAAGGAATGGCAGGGCGATGTGGTCTTTCTGCACGCCGTCGGCCACGGCGCTGCCGACCGATCCTACGGTATTCATGTGGCGGGTCTGGCCGGGTTGCCAGGTGCTGTGATTACCCGGGCTGAAGAAATTCTTGAAAGCCTGGAAGCCGGTGAACAGTCTTCGGCCCTGACCAAATTGGCCGATGACCTGCCGCTGTTTCAGGCCAGCCCGCAAGCCGCTGCCAAACCCAGCGGGCCCTCTCCGTTTGATGAGGCGCTGGCTGAAATCCATCCGGACGAACTGACACCGAAGGAAGCCCTCGAGGCGCTTTATCTTCTTAAAGGCTTGCTGAAGAGTTAGGCCATGTCCGCAACCCTTAAAAAGATTCCCCGCCAACGTGATATCATCGACCGCAAGGCGTTGTTCGCCCGCTTTACCGAGATGGCCGCCTGGTCAGGCATCGGCACCCGCAATCGCGGCGAGGTGCTTGTTCTTTTCAAGGAAACGCTGGCCGCCGGTAATGCCGAAATCAGGCGACGATTCGAGCATGAACGGGTCAAGGGCGCCGATACGGTGCGGGCCCAGTCGTTCCTGATCGACCAGTTGATCCGGGTGCTTTACGACACCGCCGTGACGTATGTTTATCCGGTCGCCAATCCAACAATCGGCGAGCAGATTTCCATCATCGCCACCGGCGGCTACGGGCGCGGCGAACTGGCCCCGTATTCAGATATCGATCTGATGTTTTTGCTCAATTACAAACGCACTCCCCGTACCGAGCAGGTCATCGAATACATGCTCTACATGCTGTGGGACTTAGGGCTAAAGGTCGGCCATGCGACCCGTTCTGTCGAGGAGGCGGTGAAACTTTCCCATGATGATCTGACCATTCGCACGTCGCTGCTGGAGGCCCGCTACCTGTGGGGAGATGAAGCTCTATACAAGCGCTTCAAGGAGAAATTTTCCGCCGATATCGAAGCGTCGTCCGGCCCTGCCTTTGTTGATGCGAAGCTGGCCGAAAGGGACGAACGTCACGAACGCATGGGCGATACCCGTTATGTGCTGGAGCCCAACGTCAAGGAAGGCAAGGGCGCTTTGCGGGATGTTCAGACCCTGTTCTGGATCGCCAAGTATCTGTACCGGGTTGAAGCCGTCGAAGAGCTGATTGAAAAGGCCGTGCTGACCAAGCGCGACGCCAAGCGCTTTGCCAAGGTGCAAAACTTCCTGTGGACGGTGCGTTGCCACCTGCACTATCTGGCTGGCCGCCCCGAAGAACGCCTGACCTTTAATGTTCAGAGCGAACTGGCCGCGCGCATGGCCTACAAGGACCACGCTGGCTCCCGGGGCGTTGAGCGCTTCATGAAGCATTATTTTCTGGTCGCAAAGGACGTTGGCGATCTGACCCGGATTATCTGCGCGGTTCTTGAATCCGAACATAAAAAAAAGCGTTTCCGTTTGCCCAGGCTGTCGTTCCTGCGTCGTGATGTGCAGGGTTTCAGGTTTGATGTTGATCGCCTCGCCCTGGAAACGCCAGACGCTTTCAAGAAAGACCCGATCAAATTGCTGACCCTGTTTGCCGAAGCCCAGCGCCTTGAGCTTGATATCCACCCCAGTGCGCTAAGGTCGGTTACCGAATCCCTGCGCCTGATTGATAAAGTTATGCGCCGTGAGGAGGCGGCCAACGCCGTGTTCATGGATATTCTGACGTCCCGGAAAAACCCGGAACTGGCGCTCAGGCGATTGAACGAAGCCGGTGTGTTTGGCCGTTTTATCACCGAGTTCGGCCGGGTCGTCGCCCAGATGCAGTACGACATGTACCATGTCTATACGGTTGACGAGCACACCATCCGCGCCATCGGCATTCTTGCCCGTATCGAGGAAGGCAAGCTCGCCGATGATCACCCCGTCGCCACCTCGGTGATCCGCGAACTGCAATCCCGTCGCGCCCTTTATGTGGCCGTCCTGCTGCATGACATCGCCAAGGGCCGGGGCGGCGATCATTCGGAAATTGGCGGCACCATTGCCCGCAAGCTGTGCCCGCGCCTGGGACTTAACGAGTGGGAAAGCGATACCGTTGTCTGGCTTGTCGAACAGCATTTGAGCATGAGCCGCACCGCCTTTAAACGCGATGTCGATGATCCCAAGACGATCAGTGATTTTGTCGAGGTGGTGCAATCACCCGAACGTTTGCGCCTGCTTTTGATCCTGACGGTGGTTGATATCCGAGCCGTTGGCCCCGGCGTCTGGAATGGCTGGAAGGCGCAGTTGCTGCGTGATTTGTATTATAGCGCCCAGGAAACCATGGCCGGGGGGACCACCGCCGAGGTTCGCTCCAAACGGGTCGCCCGGGCCAAGGAAAAACTGGTCGCCGAACTTGCCGATTGGAAAGCGGAGGATATCGATGCCCATATCGCCAAGGGCTATGATGATTACTGGCTTTGCTATGATGAGGTGGCCCACGCTCACCACGCCCGCATGATTGCCGGGGCTGATGCCAAGGGCCGCGACATTACCATCGAAAATCGTCTCGATCAGGAACGCGAAGTAACCGAAGTGGTGATCTACACCCACGACCATCCAGGCGTCTTCGCCCGCATCGCCGCCGCCATGTCGCTGACCAATGCGACAATTGTCGACGCCCGCATTTCCACCCTGGCAAACGGAATGGCCCTGGATACGTTCTGGATTCAGGACGCGGACGGCGGTCCTTTTGATAGAAAAGAACACCTGAAACGCCTGAAGGGGCGTATTGCCGACGCCCTGAATGGCAAGTTACAACCTGCCCAGGAACTGAAAAAACTGCGTGAGCGGGCCATTCCCAGCCGCACCGGCGTCTTCAAGGTGCCGCCGCGGGTGTTGATCGACAACACGGTCAGCGCCAAGTACACGGTGATCGAGGTCAACGGGCGGGATCGTCAGGGATTCTTGAGCGACGTCACCGGGGCGCTGACCGGCATCGGTCTGCAAATTGCCTCGGCCCATATTTCCACCTACGGCGAGCGCGTCGTCGATGTCTTCTATGTCAAGGACGTGTTTGGTCTTCGTGTTGACCACGACAGGAAAACCGAGCAAATCAAGAAGGCGCTTCTCGAAGCGATCACTCCGCCTGAGGATAAAAAACAGGCGGCCACCGTCACCAGTTAGACGCTGCCGCCTTTTCAGGGCCACAAATAACCTTTAATCAGGGGTCATGACTTTATTGCGTTCCATCGCCACGGTCGGCTCAATGACCATGGTCAGTCGTGTTTTTGGCTTTGTTCGCGACATTCTGATTGCCGCCGTGCTGGGCGCCGGCATGTTGGCGGATGTGTTTTTTGTCGCCTTCAAATTTCCCAACCTGTTCCGTAGGCTTTTCGCCGAAGGGGCGTTCAACATGGCGTTTGTGCCGATCTTCGCCGGTATTCTGGAAGAAGAAGGCGAAGAGGCGGCCAGGCAGTTTGCCGATCAGGCCCTGGCGGCGCTGTTGTGGGCGTTGCTGGTGCTGGTCATTGTTCTGGAACTGACGATGCCGTGGGCGATGATGGTGTTTGCGCCAGGGTTCCTTGCGGAGCCTGAAAAATTCGACCTTGCCGTCGCCCTGACCCGCATTACCTTCCCCTACATCATTTTTATCTCGCTGGTCTCGCTAATGGCCGGTGTGCTCAATTCCTTTGGCAAATTTGCCGCCGCCGCGGCGAGCCCGATTTTACTGAACATTTGCCTGATTGGCGCGGTGCTGATTTTCGCGCCACTGGCCAAAACCCCGGCCCATGCATTGGCGTGGGGTGTTTTTGTCGCAGGTGTTGTTCAGTTCGGCTGGCTTGCGGCGCACTGTCGGCGGGTTGGATTTCAACCCCGTTTGCGGATGCCTGCTCTCAGCGACAACGTCCGCTTGCTGGTCAGGCGGGCCTTGCCGGTCGCCCTGGGGGCCGGAATTTATCAAATAAACCTGCTGATCGACACCATCATCGCCTCGTTCCTGCCTGCGGGTTCGATCTCCTATCTGTTTTTTGCTGACAGGGTTAACCAATTGCCGCTGGGGGTTGTCGGTGTCGCCGTTGGCACCGCCTTGCTGCCGATGCTGTCTCGGCAAATCAGGGCCGGTGACGACGGCGCTGTGCAACACAGCCAAAACCGGGCCGTCGAATTTTCCTTGCTGCTTACCCTGCCCGCCGCTTGCGCGCTTTTTGTCATTGCCGACCCGCTGGTTCGGGTGTTGTTCGAGCGCGGTGCCTTTGGCGAGCCACAAGCCGCTGCGACGGCTGCAGCGCTGAGTATTTTCGCCTTGGGCCTACCGGCCTATGTTCTGGTCAAGGCACTGGCGCCGGGCTTTTTTGCCCGCGGCGATACGGCCAGCCCGGTAAAAATCGCGGTCTGCGCCATGGTCGTTAATGTTGCTCTCTCACTGATCCTGATGGGGCCGTTTCTGCATGTCGGCATTGCCATGGCGACGGCGGCGTCAAGCTGGCTCAATGCAGGCTTGATGGCCTATGTTCTGCATCGCAGAGGACATCTGGTCATTGACGCCCGACTGAAAGAACGCCTGCCGCGCACGTTGCTTGCCAGCGTCGGCATGGGAGCGGTGCTTTATTTTTCCATGCCGGGGCTGGCTCCCTGGCTGGTCGGGGCAGAGCTTGAACGCGGGCTTGCCCTTGGTGTGTTGATTGCCGCCGGCCTTGCCAGCTTTGCCGTGCTCGCACAGCTGAGCGGTGCGGCCCGTCTTGATGATATAAAAAGTCTGCGTCGCCCTTGACCGATAGTGTCCTGCCCCATAAGTTCGCCGTCTTCATTTAAGGTTTTTGAAATTATGAGCAGAATTTTTTCCGGCGTGCAGCCGACAGGCGATCTTCACCTTGGCAACTATTTGGGCGCGATCCGCAACTGGGTACGCTTGCAAGATGACTATGAATGCCTGTTCTGTGTCGTCGATATGCACGCCATCACCGTCTGGCAGGATCCGGCCGAGCTGCGCGCCAGCACCCGCGAGGTTACCGCCGCCTTGCTGGCTTCCGGTATCGATCCCAAGCGCCATATCGTCTTCAACCAATCCCAGGTGCCGGGACATGCCGAACTTGCCTGGATTTTCAATTGCGTCGCCCGCATGGGATGGCTCAACAGAATGACCCAGTTCAAGGAAAAAGCCGGTAAGCACAAGGAAAACGCATCGATCGGTCTGTATGCCTATCCATGCCTGATGGCCGCCGATATTTTACTCTACAAGGCGACCCACGTGCCGGTCGGCGAAGATCAAAAGCAGCACCTGGAATTGACTCGCGACATCGCCCAGAAGTTCAACAATGACTTTAAGAAAGAACTATTTCCTGTTGTTGAACCTTTGATTTTTGGCGCAGGAACCCGGGTAATGTCATTGCGCGACGGAACCAGCAAGATGAGTAAATCCGACCCTTCACAGCAATCACGCATCACCATGACCGATGATGCGGACACCATCGCCAGGAAAGTCAGAAAGGCGAAAACCGATCCGGACGCCCTGCCGGATAGCCCGACCGGCTTTGTCGACAGGCCCGAAGCGGCAAACCTTATGGGCATTTACGCGGCTTTATCAGATACTGACATTAGCAAAGTCTGCCAAGACTTTGGCGGTCAACAATTTTCCACATTCAAGCAAAGTCTGGCCGATTTGGCGGTTGCCAAGCTGTCACCCATTCAGGATGAAATGCGCCGCTTGATGGACGACCCGGCTTATGTTGAAGGGGTTCTGGCTGACGGTGCAAAAAGGGCCCAGGCCATGGCCGCGCCGATCCTTAAGGAAGTGCGTGAAACGGTCGGGTTTCTGTAAGTAGATAAATCAGCCCTGAATCGAGCGACCCCTTGAAATTTTTCTCATTTAGGCCCATCTAGTAGCTTCCAGTTAACGAGGCTTTTTCAGGCCAACCCGTTCAACGTTGTAAAGGTTAAGATTGAAAATGTTTATTCAGACCGAAGGCACCCCCAATCCGGCGACCCTTAAATTTTTGCCAGGCTGCGATGTGATGAACGCCACCGGCCAGGGCGGCGCTAATTTTACTGGTGCCGAAATGGCGACGCGCTCTCCATTGGCTCTGCGGTTGTTTGAGCTGGATGGCGTCAACGGGGTTTACCTGGGCGGTGATTTTATCACCATCACCAAGACCGACGCCAAAGAATGGGAAACCATGAAGCCGTTGGTTCTCGGCGTCATCATGGAACACTTCACCGCCGGCAAGCCAGTGATCGAAAACAGCTCTGCTGATGATGATGACGACGATGATGCGGCCGATGGCAGCATTGAAGGGCAAATCAAGGAGTTGCTCGATACCCGCGTTCGTCCGGCCGTCGCCCAGGATGGCGGCGACATCGTTTTCCACTCCTTTGAGGACGGTGTTGTTTACCTGACCATGCAAGGCGCCTGTTCGGGCTGCCCGTCATCAAGTGCAACGCTCAAGCACGGTATAGAAAACATGCTGCGTCATTACATTCCTGAAGTCACGGAAGTGCGGGCCTCCGAATAATCATATAAATAGTGTGGCATCCATGCATCTGTTGCAGGGGTGATATGCGGTTGCGGTTGCTGAATCTGCGTGACTCCGGGCCGCAAAATTGACTACTATCCGATCCTTCGCCGGCCATTCTTCCACTCGATATACGCGCTTTGGGCACAATATTTAGCGCGTTATTTGATTTTCTCACAATATAGTGTATATATTGTGGCGATTTTGAAGAGACGGAACGGGCTTATTTATGGGG
Above is a genomic segment from Rhodospirillaceae bacterium containing:
- the mutS gene encoding DNA mismatch repair protein MutS; amino-acid sequence: MMVQFMEIKNAHPDYILFYRMGDFYELFFDDAIKAAAALDITLTKRGKHLGEDIPMCGVPVHSHESYLEKLIFSGFKVAVCEQVEDPLEAKKRGPKAVVRRAVQRLVTPGTLTEETLLDARQHNYLAAIAEAGGKLGLSWIEISTGEFLCQPIQADYLAAALARIGPGEVLVSDTLIEKPTLFETLADWRDKLSVLPPARFDSANGEKRLQSLFGVKTLEAFGDFGRAEQAAAAALVDYVELTQKGQLPRIAHLKQLSTTQVMEIDAATRRNLELTLTLSGERKGSLLSIIDATLTGAGARLLASHLAAPLREPAEIDTRLDMVQFFMDGERLCEDVRGGLKRCPDIARALSRLTLGRGGPRDLGAVRDGLAMSATLRAVLEDPTVSGVPQGIEAAVRGLGHHGELIERLARALSPDLPLYVRDGGFIAEGYAAELDQFRLLRDESRRLIAGLQSRYVEATGISALKVKHNNVLGYFVEVPAKHGDTVPCGPEDAFIHRQTMANAMRFSTIELNELEQKIGRAADQALALELSLFDDLLGEITGRVEDIALSASSLASIDVATALAHLARQRRYTRPRVDASMEFDIQGGRHPVVEAALQQRGEAAFVANDCRLGGDGADDGHLWLLTGPNMAGKSTFLRQNALIAVLAQMGSFVPADSAHIGAVDRLFSRVGAADDLARGRSTFMVEMVETAAILNQAGPQALVILDEIGRGTATFDGLSIAWAVIENLHEVNRCRALFATHYHELTALTARLDQLACHTMKVKEWQGDVVFLHAVGHGAADRSYGIHVAGLAGLPGAVITRAEEILESLEAGEQSSALTKLADDLPLFQASPQAAAKPSGPSPFDEALAEIHPDELTPKEALEALYLLKGLLKS
- a CDS encoding [protein-PII] uridylyltransferase, which produces MSATLKKIPRQRDIIDRKALFARFTEMAAWSGIGTRNRGEVLVLFKETLAAGNAEIRRRFEHERVKGADTVRAQSFLIDQLIRVLYDTAVTYVYPVANPTIGEQISIIATGGYGRGELAPYSDIDLMFLLNYKRTPRTEQVIEYMLYMLWDLGLKVGHATRSVEEAVKLSHDDLTIRTSLLEARYLWGDEALYKRFKEKFSADIEASSGPAFVDAKLAERDERHERMGDTRYVLEPNVKEGKGALRDVQTLFWIAKYLYRVEAVEELIEKAVLTKRDAKRFAKVQNFLWTVRCHLHYLAGRPEERLTFNVQSELAARMAYKDHAGSRGVERFMKHYFLVAKDVGDLTRIICAVLESEHKKKRFRLPRLSFLRRDVQGFRFDVDRLALETPDAFKKDPIKLLTLFAEAQRLELDIHPSALRSVTESLRLIDKVMRREEAANAVFMDILTSRKNPELALRRLNEAGVFGRFITEFGRVVAQMQYDMYHVYTVDEHTIRAIGILARIEEGKLADDHPVATSVIRELQSRRALYVAVLLHDIAKGRGGDHSEIGGTIARKLCPRLGLNEWESDTVVWLVEQHLSMSRTAFKRDVDDPKTISDFVEVVQSPERLRLLLILTVVDIRAVGPGVWNGWKAQLLRDLYYSAQETMAGGTTAEVRSKRVARAKEKLVAELADWKAEDIDAHIAKGYDDYWLCYDEVAHAHHARMIAGADAKGRDITIENRLDQEREVTEVVIYTHDHPGVFARIAAAMSLTNATIVDARISTLANGMALDTFWIQDADGGPFDRKEHLKRLKGRIADALNGKLQPAQELKKLRERAIPSRTGVFKVPPRVLIDNTVSAKYTVIEVNGRDRQGFLSDVTGALTGIGLQIASAHISTYGERVVDVFYVKDVFGLRVDHDRKTEQIKKALLEAITPPEDKKQAATVTS
- the murJ gene encoding murein biosynthesis integral membrane protein MurJ is translated as MTLLRSIATVGSMTMVSRVFGFVRDILIAAVLGAGMLADVFFVAFKFPNLFRRLFAEGAFNMAFVPIFAGILEEEGEEAARQFADQALAALLWALLVLVIVLELTMPWAMMVFAPGFLAEPEKFDLAVALTRITFPYIIFISLVSLMAGVLNSFGKFAAAAASPILLNICLIGAVLIFAPLAKTPAHALAWGVFVAGVVQFGWLAAHCRRVGFQPRLRMPALSDNVRLLVRRALPVALGAGIYQINLLIDTIIASFLPAGSISYLFFADRVNQLPLGVVGVAVGTALLPMLSRQIRAGDDGAVQHSQNRAVEFSLLLTLPAACALFVIADPLVRVLFERGAFGEPQAAATAAALSIFALGLPAYVLVKALAPGFFARGDTASPVKIAVCAMVVNVALSLILMGPFLHVGIAMATAASSWLNAGLMAYVLHRRGHLVIDARLKERLPRTLLASVGMGAVLYFSMPGLAPWLVGAELERGLALGVLIAAGLASFAVLAQLSGAARLDDIKSLRRP
- the trpS gene encoding tryptophan--tRNA ligase, which produces MSRIFSGVQPTGDLHLGNYLGAIRNWVRLQDDYECLFCVVDMHAITVWQDPAELRASTREVTAALLASGIDPKRHIVFNQSQVPGHAELAWIFNCVARMGWLNRMTQFKEKAGKHKENASIGLYAYPCLMAADILLYKATHVPVGEDQKQHLELTRDIAQKFNNDFKKELFPVVEPLIFGAGTRVMSLRDGTSKMSKSDPSQQSRITMTDDADTIARKVRKAKTDPDALPDSPTGFVDRPEAANLMGIYAALSDTDISKVCQDFGGQQFSTFKQSLADLAVAKLSPIQDEMRRLMDDPAYVEGVLADGAKRAQAMAAPILKEVRETVGFL
- a CDS encoding NifU family protein: MFIQTEGTPNPATLKFLPGCDVMNATGQGGANFTGAEMATRSPLALRLFELDGVNGVYLGGDFITITKTDAKEWETMKPLVLGVIMEHFTAGKPVIENSSADDDDDDDAADGSIEGQIKELLDTRVRPAVAQDGGDIVFHSFEDGVVYLTMQGACSGCPSSSATLKHGIENMLRHYIPEVTEVRASE